gttcagtttttttcaggtTTCGTTCTGCCTCTGTCAGCAGGTGAGAGCTGGTGGCTAAGCAGAGACTTTTAATGTGATTATCAGCCAGGAACAAGTCAGGTGTTTTCTTACGCATGTGAGTTTCTGCCTCTCCCTACAGATCTGATtttatgtgtttctttggtaGTTCAGTTATGTtgagcagtttttgtttttgtttgtttttttttggggggggggggggcgggggTGGTCTCACAAATTCATCAGACCACCCccgggcgcactgacagaggcgaggctgccggacactggcgtccaaggacacaacgaccaagactgtcggagccggggctcgaacaggcaaccttccgattacaagacgaactgccaactcttgagccgcGAATGACCACATAACATCCCTTCTGCCCACTTACAGACATAACTTTTCAAATGTTTGCGTCACTAATGCCTCAAATGTAAGAAGAACAAACGCACACAGAGTGCCTCTCCGGCtgacttattttccaccctgatttacgaataaattctttacaaatcctaccatgtggattcatggattttttttttcacattctgtctctcacagttgaagtgtacctctggtgcaaattactgacctctgtcatcattttaggtgggggaacttgcacaatcggtggctgactaaatacttttttgccccactgtagcatTATATAGCTTTTTAGCATTATGCTGTTTAAACATTATACTTTTAAGCAGGCCTCTGTGTGACCTTAGGAGCAACAATAGTTGAAACAACATCACAGGAAAAAGATGCATAGGCGAGATACTAAGAAATAGTACAGAAGTTGCAGTAGATAACGGGAGGGGGGGGACAAAGGGCAGCGTTAAGAACAGTCTAACACTTTGGATAAGTATAGACTAGAAAAGCAGAACTAAGGAGGAGAGCGTAAACCCCGGGCGCAACACACTTAACACCTACAAAGCGCACACTCAAGACACTTGACATgacccgcacacacacacattgcagATCAGACAtgtacatcacacacacacataaacaattAAGACATGCATTTAAGAATGGGGTTAAAGATGCAAGACCTTAAAAGGAAAGGTAGAAGACGACAGATGAGGAAGAAGTTGTTTTGATCAAAACTGTGTATGTCGTATAGGCGAACGTGATATCAGAATAACAGGAAAGGTGGGAGGTAAATAAGGAACTTTGGAATAATATAAATGTAACAGTTAGAAGGACTGCCCTTTGAATCTGCAAGAGACTTTATGCTGACCTGATTCCCTCCTGTGCAGGGGTTGAAATAAAGAAGTTGACTGAATTGAAGAAGTCTGTCTCGAGTCATTCGTTTTGGTTTTTCACCAGGTCAGAAAAAAACGATCGGGCGCGGCATCAGCACACCGACACCGGGCTTCCCTCTGcattttaaactttattaagcTTTTACGTTAAAGGGAGTCACCTTATTCAGTGACTGAGACTCAATACACATTTATTCTAATGAAGACAGTCAACTAAACTGGACTTGAATTAATTTTTAATTGGTTAGTACATTCATTAGTTTACTGACACTTCTTGACAATAAATCGCAACTGgagttaataaaaaaatattgtaaaaacATATCAGACGTGTGGGATTTTTCTCCATTTACCCTAAATTCAGATTTAATCCCTATACGGTGGACCTAACCTGCTCCAGAGCAGAAACCAGACCAACTCACTAATCAGATTTCTGGAAAGTAGCATCACAGtagcagattttaaaaatctgaaacCAGCAGCCCAAAGTGAAAGACGAGTCTTTATTTATCTTCCTTGAAACAGAGCAGACAGTAGAAAGTCTTATTTACAAAACAGATGAAGAACAGCCTGAGATATCTTCAGATGAACAGTACATCTTAGTTTTTACACATCTGATTCTGCTGCCATTAAACATTCATTACAGTTTATAACTACAATAGTTTTATGTCTTCAAGACTCAAACTGTTCATCAACATTAGGAAATATCTCAAACTTTCCAAACATTACcactttaaaatgaacagagatCAATTTTATTGAAATATTGGATGAAATATAGAAAGCTGTCCTGTAGGGCTTGTCTGATCTGAGCATCAATAAGAAATACAGATTTACAGGAACAAATCATAAACACGTCAATGTGTTTCAGACGAATGTGTTGGTGCCACCTGATAAAACCTGAACTAACAGTTAGAAGCTATTTTTTCCCATTTAAATGTAACGTTTAAATCTGCTTCATTAATGATGATTTGGAATTTGACGAGGAGAACAAAGACATGAATCTGTTTGACTGCAGGCctgaaaataattaaatattaacatttgtACTCATATTTGTGAACAGtatatgtttgaatgtttgcacttgtaaaaactgaaagaagaagagagttTCGGCATTCTCAGAATGAAATTTCCTCAAATGGATCATTTTCTCCATGAGAACAGAGACACGAACCTGTTCCCAAACTGTTCACCTCATATGCTGCTGCCACATTACAGGGAAGAAGACTAGAGTTCAGCAGCTGATTATCATCAAAAAACATgaaaggagaaaacaaaagttcagatttttattttttatttttatttaagtgcACACcttaaaacagcagaagagttTCTGAATCCTGTTGTTTGATATTTCACAACATCTGTGCCTTAAAATGCTGGAAGAAAATTAAGGAAAGGTCTTTTTCAAACTGAAATTACACAAATGGGTTATACTGTTATCAGGTtgaaaacagtaaaacaaacaaatcaattaAAGTTCAGCGTGCTGACTTGACCTGCCGGTTCTGACTGAATATCATGGTTTTCATCAGCAGGTTTGAGTTGCTCAGTTCTGTTCTTAGGACTTCTTCTCTGTGTTGGTTTAATGTTACGATTAATCTTTAATTGATGCAATCTCTTCATGAAAAAAGATcagactgactgactgatgatcagttatcatcatcctcatcatcatcactgatgCCATCACCCACCATCACAGGACAGATGATCAGACGTCCAGAGTTTTTACCATCATCATTAACACCGGGATAGAAGAGTGGGCAGAGTTTTTCCATAAAGGAGCAGCCAGTAAAGGAGTAGATAAGAGTTGCATGATCTACATTATGGAAGGAGACCAGACCCTCCTCATAATCCACAAACACCCCCACCTTCTCAGGAACAGACTGAAGAGAAAGACAGACTTGAGGTTTATCAAGAGCTacacaaatgtttttatgttccGCTACAGTCCAGTAACCTTCATCAGGACTCGGTGTGATGGCTTCCTTCCTGTTGACTGACTCTCTGACCACTCCTAATATCCATTTGGTCATGTATTTAATCTGAACCTCAAAGTAAAATCTGCCTGAAGAGAAACTCTGCTTTCCTAAAACGCAAACAAACTTCGAAAATCTCTCTGGGTTGTGTGGACATTTCTTCCTATTGTCACTACGTTGTACTTGTTTTCCATCGTCACACACAACGAGTTCAGGATGTGCTGTATCAGGATCAAGACTCACATCCACTGCATACTGCTGGACCCTCTTCAGCTCAGCATCAAACAAGTCTTCAAACTCTTCATTGAGTGtttccttcagctgatccacagCTCTCACCACAGTCCCCTCATATGATGGTGGATGGATACTGACCTCTTTCCAGTCCTTGGTGGTTAGAGCAGCTTTGAGAGAGGAGAAGctttggaggaggtggaggtgatcTTTAGAGCGtgagagctgctccacctcAGAGCTTCTCTTCATCAGCTCAGAGATTTCCTGTTCCAGATCTTTGATGAAACCTTCAGCCTGTTTCTctgttgtttcctgtttatcTTCAATCTCCTTTATGAGCTCGTTCAGACGTCTGTCAACAGACTCCTTCAGAGCAGTGAAGACCTGAACACCTtctgctttctttctgtctgcagcatctTTACTCATCTTCACTGACTCTTTGATCCCCTGAATCTTCAGCCATGTCTTCTGGATCATCTGTTGAATTTCAGCCTCAGTCTTCCCCAGCTCTGCCTTCTTTCCTTCATATTCTTCTCTCAGAGGAACAAACTCATGAGTCTTGTGgtcaaaaacacagcagagcatACAGACACATGTCTGATCGGTCTTACAGAACAGCTCCAGAGGTTTATCATGCTTCATACACATCCTGCTTTCCAGGTTCTCCTCAGGATCAATCAGCTGATGTCTTTTCAGCCGTGAAGCTGTCAGATGAGGCTCCAGGTGAGTCTGACAGTAGGAGACCAGACACACCAGACAGGACTTCAGGGCCTTCAGTTTGGTTCCAGTGCAGATGTCACAGGGAACTTCTCCTGGTTTGGCAGCTTGTTgctctgagctgcagctgcTGACTTTCTGCTGAGCTTCATGTCTGAACTGAGAAACCATCTCAGAGATGAAAGTGTTGATGTGCAGCTCAGGTCTCATCCTGAACACCTTTTTACACATGGGACACTGACACCTGTAGCTGATATCCCAGTTTTTACTGATGCAGTTTTTGCAGAAGTTGTGCCCACATGGTGTGGAGACTGGATCAGTGAAGACATCCAGACAGATGGAGCACAGAAACTGATCTTCAGATAGAAGACAGCTGGCAGCAGACATGTCTGCACTCTGagtgagaaagaagagaaactgATTTTATTAATTCCACTGGTGGATGTTTAGGTTAAACATGACCCAAGTTTCAAATACTGAGGTCAAAGTTCTTACAGCTCTAAACACagtttataataatttatttcaATGACATTAGGCTGTGAagccttttttaaaatactaacttttttaattaatccttttttattattagttagCCTCATCGTGCATGcgaggaaaaaaatgaatacaaGCAAATAATTATATTTCATGGGTGAAGGTATTTTGGCCAAATTATAATTGCCAGGTCCTGAGGCACACTTCCTTTCCTGATCCTCGTTATGAAGTTTTTCATTTGTTGCGTCTTTTAATGGAATGATTGAATGGACCTGCTGTGGAAAGTGAAACCACGTGGACTTCCCCTGTGCAGAGAGCGATTACAGATGttacacattttaaataaacagaaataaatgatCCTTGTTGTTGTTTGCTTAATGACTGATTTCAGTCTTAACAAACCATCTTTGAAAATGATGTTTGTGGGTCGATTTAAATGCTTCAAGTGTGAGTGCAATCAGCTTCTACTCAATGTGTTGATAGAGTCAGACGCAGATGTATCACAAGTTAATCTGATTGTAGGCTATGGCACTTGGACACAGGTGGCATTAGTGGACTGGACCACATTTGAGTGCAGACAGGCAACAACGAGGAAATCACATGGGAGTAATAAAATATGGTAAAACtgataacaaaaacaacaagattCTTGGTAACTTTCATGGTATTCTGAACAGCATcggtttggttttgtttgcagTTTTCACAGTCGCCTCGTGCACGGGATTATTACCAGATAAACTTAAGGgcatgttaaatatttttttggtCAAGAGCAACAACAATGACAGACTGGGTTTGAACTAACTGTCACTGACATCCTTTTCAGTGTTTATTTCCTGCTTTGTCTGTAGCGGCTCCGGAAAAGCGAATCTGCGACACATCTGTTTGAACACCAGTTAATGTGAAACATCATTAAATCTAAAACACCTTTGACATGAAATTATTTGCTAATGATTATGTTTTTGTCGCCTGAGTTTTGGCATAAAtttgcgatttttggcccattttgagccgatttttgagtcgtgcgaccgttttggcgatcggcccgattttggccttcatcgtgcgtcgtgcatcgtgtagtatacgtggggtaacgagaagcgattgacacctcacgacccgctcccgatcatcaatcgatTGAgagtcgtgagggtgtcaccgtagtttgtcacactgcgcacgcgcaaagacaaatgtcagcgaaaaacacggagcagcacggctgtgcagcgtgtgatctggacacaagcgatggaggcacaacttgtagagctttggaaagctcatccgagccttttcggtgtggcctcacaaaattatcacgaccacaacaaccgtgaaaatagttggatctatactgctgctcaatcacagctgcctgatcaatgtttttcattagaaatttagcaaagttgatggtggtggcgtgtctgtgtgagtgaaagacagagagggagagcgagcgacagaatttctgttataaccttcatttttatggacgcacagtgtgagcactcaggtcgcatcagagcatcgggcggtatagtgtgagacctgcatcgtgacctaccaacttctaacccctgcgagtcaatcgtgcagtttgagcaggagctgaatcgcgcgactgaaaaaaatcgcacagtgtctgcagcAGAGATGACGCAGCATCATCTCTGCAGATCAGGATTACTGAAAGTGAAAGTTTACCATTTGTTTGCACTGCGCTAAAAATCAGAACAGGGTgaatttgcatatttttataaaaagaaTTTATAAGAGGAGAGAAATGTAGAGACGTGTGTGGAAATACCCCAACCAGCAGGTGAACTGCACCGTATTTGCAGGTTACAAAGAGGAGGCTTAACATGTGGACTTTAAAACAGTGTGATCGTGATCATCTGTACTTACCCGTGTTGGAAGACGCTCTGCTGTGCTGCTCAGAAAGGCTGTAGAGCTCAGTTTGACGCTCCTGTGAAGAGAAACAAGTTTTGCTGTCTTTACTGTGAGTTTCACTTCTGGACTCTGACGCTGAAGCATGTTGCTCCGCCTCTGAGAGGCGGTGGCTCAGCAGTGCGTGGATGCGTATTGATGGACGTGATCACAGTTCGTGTTCAGTCAACTATTATTGTATCTTTTAAGAAATTGAGAAAAAAGCAACGTCTTCATtgccaagaaaagaaaagacaataGGACGCTCCGAAGACCACGCCCACATAGGTGGAGAGCAGGAGAAAACCGGAAGAAGCAGTGAAGAGTAAAGAAAAGGGCTGtctcccaattcagggtctgcagccttaaagtacgcagcctcaacgatcctgaagggccgcgtactcaaagaccgctaaggccggaagtgcgaggcttgtgtaaTGGGACGGcctagcctccgttgcgctgatactgttgtttgtcaataaagtttaaataaaaagaaagaaaaaaaagcctccGTTGcactgcccaggttgcctagcaaccatgatactaaccactGGAAACGTGTcgtacagctttgtttgacagaaatgaaggagaaaatcttctgttcatttgtttgtttcttgctacatgagctttgatcattctctgtaagattaaggtcagctattgaacggcgtatattttaaagtaaaggctttaaaaccaagttagtacaaacatcactaatgtcacataactttgccgacatgtggccaacagtaatgtttaatgttcttcgttattaaacatttgcacataaataagtgacataatattcagtacttaaagtgtactcttcggccgcccctcatccgccgtttttttctGCAAATTTATCCACACCCatcgccgcgctatgcattctgggatatgttgggccacgaagtctacactgccacagccttaaaattcaggtAGAAGACAGCTGGCAGCAGACATGTCTGCACTCTgagtgagaaagaaaagaaaatgattttattaaCAATTCCAATTTTGAATGTTCATGTTAAACATgaccaaagtttcaaataatgaggtgaGTGTTTTTGAAACTGATCCTTGTGCGCTCTAAGTTCAGACTTCAGACAGCTCTAAACACTCAGTTTCACACAGTTTATGattattttttcagtgaaattaggctttaaaaccatttttattttaatttcagcctcatgtttttattgagtTATTAATTGGTTTGCATTAAAATTTACTTCAAACTCCATGAAAATGTTGACTCATTAAACTTTACACAACCAGAATAGGCACAAAGAATTTATTTACATGAGTAACAATGAATATCTGTACCAgtgacataaaaaaatatttgcttgtgataatattttttttcacgtGACTTTTGACATAAATATgcactaaaaatacataaataaatcagaagaaggtaaatgttcatatttttataaaaaataatttagcaCAGGGTAGAAATGTGTGTGGAAataccagggctggactggggcAAAAAATCCGCCTAGCATGCCTAGAGAccagcccaccaggtattataggaaaagccataaagcctttaaatgaaaacaaacgctgttgtgacagtgatgtacactgtcttgttgggatatatatatatatgatttctatacattttacatcagatgaccACTTTggtaaaagctagacattttaaatgagaataagaaagaaaagtatttctttgtgcccccctttccctgtctacctggccccctggcaaaactttgctagacccgcccctgcacagttaccaccTGTcagctggtgttatttgtctctcagaaacagttcatagctTCCCTTCAAcccattcatgtcacctaaaaggtaaacgtgtttctccatcacctgttcagctctgatgattcagtaaggacatctcctggtttcatcttcatgtttccctctcaccacatatccaaaccgatatcatgaccagcaggttttacagttgtggctccagcaaacatcagttgatattagaaagtaatattaaataaattcaaaaaacagctgatcaagctttaACTTTGTGGCatgggtgtggtctctggctggctgcagaggaggggtggCACGGTGAGCTCCCGGGGCGGCATGGAGGCAGGGCTGAACAGGTGTTGGGGACAAGTGACTGATTGTGActctttttatgtttcagtgaCAGTCGAGGAGGGAGAGCGGAGTGACCGCTGAGCGGGAGTGTCTGTGTCCCGTGTagtaagctgaaaccacagTGAACAACAGTGATAATAAAATAAGTGTGCTGTCACCATACCCACGGTCTGTTTGCATGTGTTGGGGTCTGACATCACAGTGGTGCCGAAACTCAGGCCGCAATGTCGCATCTCCAGCCCAACCCGCCTGCTCCTCCGGCGCCCCAGCCGCCTGCCCAACCGCTACAGATGCTGGGCCAGATCATGCAGGACATGGCGGCGATGGTGGCTCGTCAGGCTGCGACTCAGGGTCAGCAGTTGGCGATGCTATGCCAACAATCGGAGCAGCAGACCGCGGCCCCGGGGCAGCTCTTGGGGACTGTGGCCGTTAAACCGGATGGTGGAGGGGGAAGACCTGCTGGTCTAAGCTTTCCAGGCCACGGCGTTGGCCTGCCAATGGCCGGAGGATGAATGGGCCTGGACTGTTTGGGCCTCTCGGCGGTGGTTCCGAGCCAGCAGGATGACAGGAGGGGAGCGGCCATTTGCTTAGGCTCGTCAGCTGGAGGATGCAGCAGCTAGGTGGGTGCGGCCGGGACTTCACCAGAGGAAGCTCAGCTGCTCAATCTGGTTGTCCTCGAGCAGTTCCTGGAGGGGTTGCCGGAGGCTACGGCTCACTGGGTCCGCTGCCACCGCCCGGCGACTCTGACGGCGGTGGTCACGCTGGCGGAGGACCATCTAGCAGCGGTCCCAGGACTTGCACGGGAGGAGCCACGGCAGAACAGCCGGGGCCCGTCATAGCGGCTGCCCGGAGTGGCAGGTTGGAGGGGGGGATGGCGGCCGCGGCGGAAAGGAACACAAGGTGGAGCTCTAGAAACCCATTCCTACCGCTGCTTCCAGCTGGGACTCCAGTAGCGGCTGGTGCTGCCCTGGAGCCACAAGGAGCCGCACAGACGCCGGGGCCGGAGTGCTGGAAGTGCGGGTGGCCAGGGCATCTGCGCCGGGAGTGTCTGCTTATGGAGGTCAGGCAGGTGTTCCTGGTCGCTGGGACTCCAGCACCCGCCCCGGTTCAGGAGGGACATACCACATACCGGTAAGGTGTCAAGGGTGTATAAGCCATGCCTTGGTCGACACGGGCTGCACGGAGACCCTGGTGCACAAGAGCCTGGTTCGTCCCGGGGCATTGTTGGAAGCAGAGTGGGTGGAGGTGAGATGTGTGCACGGGGATATTCACAAGAATCCGGTAGCGTCGCTGCTGCTAAAATTTAGGGGCAAAACGCATAGGTTAAATCCGGCGGTTAGCCGTCAGGTCATCTCCCGGGTCGGTATTCCGAAAGAAATACTGACTAACCAGGGCACATCGTTCATGTCTCGCACTTTGAGCTGTAAGAATTACTGGGCATTAAATCTATTCGGACTAGCATCTACCATCCTCAGACTGATGGGCTGGGCTCAGTGGGCTCGTTAATATTTTAATCAAACTTTGAATTCTAatttaacacaaaaacaaacactgtaaaCAAATCCACAGAACAAAAGCAGAACCAAACTCAGTAGCCAAACAGTATGTCCTCAGTGCAGGTTAacattcagaaaaatcaaatgcCTCAGCTTTGATAGGCTGATGCGGTTCCTCCTCTTAGTTAGTGTTGCAAAATCTGTTTATGTTGTCCTAGTAAGGCTACCATGGGGGCAGCCACTAGAGGTCACTAGAATACTGGTGTGTATATGTTTTTCAGAAATTGATGTAGCCACGTACACTGCTGCTACAATTCAATAAAAGCGGTTCATGCTTGAGAACCCTGCGTCTTATTGCCTCCGATCATGACAgtatctgcttcttcttcttttaactgCAGTCAGATGCTGCTTCATTTATGGGTGTCAGTCATATTTTGCAACGCACTCACACTCTCCTCCTCACTGCTGTCTACCATCGCATTCACTTACTGAGGGGTAGTGATGTGAGGAGCGATCCTGAAATATCTATATTTCCATTACCAGCCTTTCATGTTGCAGGATCAATTCCCATATGAAAATATCAATATCCAATTTGAttaaactttttaatttgtaacttttttatttttaattgtaaatatgACATACAGACAAAAGCAAACTCGCCAGTTAGCAGGATAGTCAGTAATACACTATTAATAGGAACTACAATCGCCTCTCATTTATGTGTGTACTATGCTCTGCAAGAGTGCGAGCCAATGAGAAATCCGAGGCACAAAACATTAGACCACAAAACACGCAATCTTGACTTTGTTCACAGATCATAACTGAGTTTACGTTCAGCATATAGACAGTATGTTGTGTGCGATGTATTTGGGAAGACGGTTAAATACTGTGGAAACACAACACACTTGTGGTCACTTTATATCACATATATCAGTATATTGACAGGATAGACCGCTACTCCTTCACGTCCTTTCAAGAGTTCTGTCCCCTCGCGCTGGAAGATTTCTGGGGTGCTGGGAATACCAAATGGTAGCCTGCTGAAGTAGTATCTGTCAAATGAGGTTATAAAAGTTGTCAGTTTGGTGCTGTCCATATAAAGTGGTATTGGCCAGAACCTGCTTGCAGCATCTAACAGAAAAAATACTTTGGCACCTGCAAGTTTAggcaaaatgtcatcaaaagttggtaaaacatatttttctttttatggtgCCTTATTCAGCTCTTACAAATCAACACGGATTCTGATCTGTTTCTTGTTTCCAACAGAAATTTATCGGAGCACATCACTCAGTTGGCTCTGGAATTGGTTGAATCACACCACAGTTTGCCAAATGATCCAGTTCTTTCTTCACTTTTGGTAACATGGATACTGACATTATCCTTGCAGTCATCACACTGTAAGGAAGTGCACGCTCTCGGAGTGTGATCCTGATGGGTTTGATTTCAACCTCCCCTCACAGATTTGTTCTGAAGCTCCTATTTCTTCCATGAGTTTTATCAGGCCCATGGTAGCTGCAACATTGTGACTTAAGAGGTGAATGCCTTGTGAAGCTTTATTCATGTTGACTTTAAACCTCATTCTTTTCTCCTTCCTCATTGTGGTGGCTATAAAAT
The window above is part of the Maylandia zebra isolate NMK-2024a linkage group LG23, Mzebra_GT3a, whole genome shotgun sequence genome. Proteins encoded here:
- the LOC101474810 gene encoding E3 ubiquitin-protein ligase TRIM39-like, which gives rise to MLQRQSPEVKLTVKTAKLVSLHRSVKLSSTAFLSSTAERLPTRSADMSAASCLLSEDQFLCSICLDVFTDPVSTPCGHNFCKNCISKNWDISYRCQCPMCKKVFRMRPELHINTFISEMVSQFRHEAQQKVSSCSSEQQAAKPGEVPCDICTGTKLKALKSCLVCLVSYCQTHLEPHLTASRLKRHQLIDPEENLESRMCMKHDKPLELFCKTDQTCVCMLCCVFDHKTHEFVPLREEYEGKKAELGKTEAEIQQMIQKTWLKIQGIKESVKMSKDAADRKKAEGVQVFTALKESVDRRLNELIKEIEDKQETTEKQAEGFIKDLEQEISELMKRSSEVEQLSRSKDHLHLLQSFSSLKAALTTKDWKEVSIHPPSYEGTVVRAVDQLKETLNEEFEDLFDAELKRVQQYAVDVSLDPDTAHPELVVCDDGKQVQRSDNRKKCPHNPERFSKFVCVLGKQSFSSGRFYFEVQIKYMTKWILGVVRESVNRKEAITPSPDEGYWTVAEHKNICVALDKPQVCLSLQSVPEKVGVFVDYEEGLVSFHNVDHATLIYSFTGCSFMEKLCPLFYPGVNDDGKNSGRLIICPVMVGDGISDDDEDDDN